Proteins from one Salvelinus alpinus chromosome 34, SLU_Salpinus.1, whole genome shotgun sequence genomic window:
- the LOC139563779 gene encoding runt-related transcription factor 2-like — MLLIPPDPQITSRRFSPPLHGKTRDGTVGVTAQHEDSGPRSTGDIPAEFRPTDSPNFLVSSLPAHWRCNKTLPRAFTVVALGDVSDGVLVTVMAGNDDNCSAELRNATTLMTSHTARFNDLRFVGRSGRGKSFNLTITVFTSPPQVATYHRAIKVTVDGPREPRRHRQKMEVGPKTGLFRVAMPMQSLRPLNNITNPPTRAFPLSDSRPLSSPPWTNDQSYPFSSSRTTGLSGVCELAAGFDRPFPPLSSFSSTPRMHFSSFPYSVTPPPPPYLPPPFPTLPPHSHSGLFQPSSSPILYYGASAGTNHYISLPEGDRTNHFTSGPGGDQAPTARLANQTEGRGEEPVWRPY; from the exons ATGTTGCTTATTCCCCCAGATCCCCAGATCACTAGCCGTAGGTTCAGTCCACCGCTCCATGGTAAGACCAGAGATGGGACAGTGGGAGTGACAGCTCAGCATGAGGACAGTGGCCCCCGGAGTACAGGGGACATTCCTGCTGAGTTCAGGCCCACCGACAGCCCCAACTTTCTGGTGTCAAGCCTCCCCGCACACTGGCGTTGCAACAAGACTCTGCCACGTGCCTTCACG GTGGTTGCCCTGGGTGATGTAAGTGACGGTGTTTTAGTCACGGTGATGGCAGGGAATGATGATAACTGTTCAGCTGAGCTACGGAACGCCACCACGCTGATGACATCACACACAGCACGCTTCAATGACCTCCGCTTTGTAGGACGCAGTGggagag gtaaaAGCTTTAATCTGACCATAACCGTGTTCACCAGTCCTCCCCAGGTGGCCACGTACCACAGAGCTATCAAAGTTACTGTAGACGGACCTAGAGAGCCACgcc GTCACAGGCAGAAGATGGAGGTTGGTCCAAAAACAGGGCTTTTCAGGGTTGCCATGCCAATGCAGAGTCTCCGCCCCCTCAACAACATCACCAACCCTCCAACAAGAG CCTTCCCTCTCTCAGACTCTAGGCCCCTTTCCTCACCCCCCTGGACCAATGACCAATCTTACCCCTTCTCATCCTCAAGAACCACTGGCCTCTCAG GTGTGTGTGAGCTGGCTGCTGGGTTTGATCGCCCgtttccccccctctcctcattcTCGTCCACTCCCAGAATGCACTTCTCCTCCTTCCCCTACTCCGtcaccccccctccacccccgtACCTACCCCCACCTTTCCCCACTCTCCCCCCACACTCCCACAGTGGACTCTTCCAGCCCAGCAGCAGCCCCATCCTCTACTATGGAGCCTCTGCCGGGACCAACCACTACATCTCACTGCCAGAGGGGGACAGGACAAACCACTTTACTTCTGGGCCGGGAGGAGACCAGGCCCCCACTGCCAGGCTGGCCAACCAAACAGAGGGTAGGGGGGAGGAGCCTGTGTGGAG